The following coding sequences lie in one Pseudomonas svalbardensis genomic window:
- the algW gene encoding Do family serine endopeptidase AlgW, with product MLKALRFSGWPLLAGVLIALLIIQRYPQWVGLPSLDVNMQQAPQTTTMQQGPVSYADAVTTAAPSVVNLYTTKVINKPNHPLFEDPQFRRFFGDNSPKQKRMESSLGSGVIMSPEGYLLTNNHVTTGADQIVVALKDGRETLARVIGSDPETDLAVLKIDLKNLPSITVGRSDNIRIGDVALAIGNPFGVGQTVTMGIISATGRNQLGLNNYEDFIQTDAAINPGNSGGALVDANGNLTGINTAIFSKSGGSQGIGFAIPVKLAMEVMKSIIEHGQVIRGWLGIEVQPLSQELAESFGLSGRPGIVVAGIFRDGPAQKAGLQLGDVILSIDGEPAGDGRRSMNQVARIKPTDKVTIQVMRNGKELKLTAEIGLRPPPAPVKEKVEE from the coding sequence ATGCTTAAGGCGCTGCGTTTTTCCGGCTGGCCGCTGTTGGCCGGCGTGCTTATCGCTCTATTGATAATCCAGCGTTACCCGCAGTGGGTCGGGCTCCCGAGCCTCGACGTCAACATGCAGCAAGCCCCGCAAACCACCACCATGCAACAGGGCCCCGTGTCCTATGCCGACGCCGTGACTACCGCCGCGCCATCGGTGGTCAACCTGTACACCACCAAAGTCATCAACAAACCGAACCATCCGCTGTTCGAGGACCCGCAGTTCCGCCGCTTCTTCGGCGACAACTCGCCCAAACAGAAGCGCATGGAGTCGAGCCTCGGTTCAGGCGTGATCATGAGCCCGGAAGGTTACCTGCTGACCAACAACCACGTGACCACCGGCGCCGACCAGATCGTGGTGGCGCTCAAGGACGGTCGTGAAACCTTGGCCCGAGTGATCGGCAGCGACCCGGAAACCGACCTCGCTGTCCTGAAGATCGACTTGAAGAATCTTCCATCGATCACTGTCGGGCGTTCCGACAACATCCGCATCGGCGACGTAGCCCTGGCCATCGGCAACCCGTTCGGTGTCGGCCAGACCGTGACCATGGGCATCATCAGCGCCACCGGGCGCAATCAGCTGGGCTTGAACAACTACGAAGACTTCATTCAGACCGACGCAGCGATCAACCCCGGCAACTCCGGCGGCGCGCTGGTGGATGCCAACGGCAACCTGACCGGCATCAACACGGCGATCTTCTCCAAGTCCGGCGGTTCGCAGGGCATCGGTTTCGCAATCCCGGTGAAACTGGCCATGGAAGTGATGAAGTCGATCATCGAACACGGCCAGGTGATTCGTGGCTGGCTCGGCATCGAAGTGCAGCCGTTGAGCCAGGAACTGGCGGAATCGTTTGGTCTGTCGGGGCGACCGGGCATTGTGGTCGCGGGGATTTTCCGTGACGGTCCGGCGCAGAAGGCCGGCCTGCAATTGGGTGACGTGATCCTCAGCATCGACGGCGAGCCGGCTGGCGATGGTCGCCGTTCGATGAACCAGGTCGCGCGGATCAAACCGACCGACAAGGTCACGATCCAGGTGATGCGCAACGGCAAAGAGCTCAAGCTCACCGCCGAGATCGGTTTGCGTCCGCCGCCTGCGCCGGTCAAAGAGAAAGTAGAAGAGTAA
- a CDS encoding Nif3-like dinuclear metal center hexameric protein, whose amino-acid sequence MAVALRTLVEEADRYLNSAKIADYCPNGLQVEGRPQVMRIVSGVTASQALLDAAVEASADLVLVHHGYFWKGENPCITGMKQRRLKTLLKHDISLLSYHLPLDLHPEVGNNVQLARQLDITVEGPLDPDNLKVVGLVGSLNEPVTARDFARRVQEVMGREPLLIEGSEMIRRVGWCTGGGQGYIDQAVLAGVDLYLSGEASEQTFHSARENDISFIAAGHHATERYGVQALGDYLARRFALEHIFIDCPNPI is encoded by the coding sequence ATGGCCGTCGCCCTGAGAACCCTGGTCGAAGAAGCCGACCGTTACCTTAACAGTGCCAAGATTGCCGATTACTGCCCCAACGGGTTGCAGGTCGAAGGCCGGCCGCAGGTCATGCGCATCGTTAGTGGCGTCACCGCCAGCCAGGCGTTGCTCGACGCCGCTGTGGAAGCCAGCGCCGACCTGGTGCTGGTGCATCACGGTTATTTCTGGAAAGGCGAGAATCCCTGCATCACCGGCATGAAGCAGCGTCGGTTGAAAACCCTGCTCAAGCACGATATCAGCCTGTTGTCCTACCACCTGCCGCTGGATCTGCACCCGGAAGTCGGCAATAACGTGCAGCTGGCACGCCAGCTGGACATCACCGTCGAAGGCCCATTGGACCCGGACAACCTTAAAGTTGTCGGACTGGTCGGTTCATTGAACGAGCCGGTGACGGCCCGCGATTTTGCCCGTCGCGTACAAGAAGTCATGGGCCGCGAGCCATTGCTGATCGAAGGCAGCGAGATGATTCGCCGCGTTGGCTGGTGCACCGGTGGCGGTCAGGGTTACATCGATCAGGCCGTGCTGGCTGGTGTCGACTTGTACCTCAGCGGTGAGGCGTCCGAGCAGACCTTCCACAGCGCCCGGGAAAACGACATCAGCTTCATCGCCGCCGGCCATCACGCCACCGAGCGCTATGGAGTGCAGGCACTCGGGGATTATCTGGCGCGGCGTTTTGCCCTTGAGCACATCTTCATCGATTGCCCGAATCCTATCTGA
- the cysD gene encoding sulfate adenylyltransferase subunit CysD, which yields MVDKLTHLKQLEAESIHIIREVAAEFDNPVMLYSVGKDSAVMLHLARKAFFPGKLPFPVMHVDTRWKFKEMYAFRDRMVEELGLDLIVHVNPDGVAQGINPLTHGSAKHTDIMKTEGLKQALDKYGFDAAFGGARRDEEKSRAKERVYSFRDTKHRWDPKNQRPELWNVYNGKVNKGESIRVFPLSNWTELDIWQYIYLEGIPIVPLYFAAERDVIEMNGTWIMIDDERLLNHLSDEDKARIVKKKVRFRTLGDYPLTGAVESEAISLTDIIQEMLLTRTSERQGRVIDHDGAGSMEEKKRQGYF from the coding sequence ATGGTCGACAAACTGACGCATCTGAAACAGCTGGAGGCCGAAAGCATCCACATCATCCGCGAGGTCGCCGCCGAGTTCGATAACCCGGTGATGCTGTACTCCGTCGGTAAAGACTCCGCCGTGATGCTGCACCTTGCGCGCAAGGCATTCTTCCCGGGCAAACTGCCGTTCCCGGTGATGCACGTCGACACCCGGTGGAAGTTCAAGGAAATGTACGCGTTCCGCGACCGCATGGTCGAAGAACTCGGCCTGGACCTGATCGTGCACGTGAACCCCGATGGCGTCGCGCAGGGCATCAACCCGCTGACCCACGGCAGCGCCAAGCACACCGATATCATGAAAACCGAAGGCCTCAAGCAGGCCCTAGACAAGTACGGTTTCGATGCTGCTTTCGGTGGTGCCCGTCGCGACGAAGAGAAGTCCCGTGCCAAAGAGCGCGTGTATTCCTTCCGCGACACCAAGCACCGCTGGGACCCGAAAAACCAGCGTCCCGAGCTGTGGAACGTCTACAACGGCAAGGTCAACAAGGGTGAATCGATCCGCGTGTTCCCTTTGTCGAACTGGACCGAACTGGACATCTGGCAGTACATCTACCTCGAAGGCATCCCGATTGTGCCGCTGTATTTCGCCGCCGAGCGCGACGTCATCGAGATGAATGGCACCTGGATCATGATCGACGACGAACGCCTGCTCAATCACCTGAGCGATGAAGACAAGGCGCGCATCGTCAAGAAGAAGGTCCGCTTCCGCACACTCGGCGACTACCCGTTGACCGGTGCGGTCGAGTCCGAGGCCATCAGCCTGACCGACATCATTCAGGAAATGCTCCTGACGCGAACTTCCGAACGCCAGGGCCGAGTCATCGATCACGATGGCGCCGGCTCGATGGAAGAAAAGAAACGTCAGGGTTATTTCTAA
- the cysN gene encoding sulfate adenylyltransferase subunit CysN, translating into MSHASDLISEDILAYLGQHERKEMLRFLTCGNVDDGKSTLIGRLLHDSKMIYEDHLEAITRDSKKVGTTGDDIDLALLVDGLQAEREQGITIDVAYRYFSTAKRKFIIADTPGHEQYTRNMATGASTCDLAIILVDARYGVQTQTRRHSFIASLLGIKHIVVAINKMDLNGFDETVFESIKADYLKFAEGIAFKPTTMAFVPMSALKGDNVVNKSERSPWYTGQSLMEILETVEIASDRNYTDLRFPVQYVNRPNLNFRGFAGTLASGVVHKGDEVVVLPSGKSSRVKSIVTFEGELEHAGPGQAVTLTMEDEIDISRGDLLVHADNLPQVTDAFDAMLVWMAEEPMLPGKKYDIKRATTYVPGSITSIVNRVDVNTLEEGPASSLHLNEIGRVKISLDAAIALDGYASNRTTGSFIIIDRLTNGTVAAGMIIAQPLSHGTSTHHGKLAHVATEERAQRFGQQPATVLFSGLSGAGKSTLAYAVERKLFDMGRAVFVLDGQNLRHDLNKGLPQDRAGRTENWRRAAHVARQFNEAGLLTLAAFVAPSAEGREQARELIGKERLLTVYVQASPTVCAERDPQGLYAAAGDNIPGDSFPYDVPLDADLVVDTQSLSLEESVKQVLDLLRKRGAI; encoded by the coding sequence ATGTCGCACGCATCTGATTTGATCAGCGAGGACATCCTCGCCTATCTGGGCCAGCACGAACGCAAGGAAATGCTGCGCTTTCTTACCTGTGGCAACGTCGACGACGGCAAGAGCACCCTGATCGGGCGCCTGCTGCACGACTCCAAAATGATCTACGAAGATCACCTGGAAGCCATTACCCGCGACTCGAAAAAAGTCGGCACCACCGGCGATGACATCGACCTGGCATTGCTGGTCGACGGCCTGCAGGCCGAGCGGGAGCAGGGCATCACCATCGATGTCGCTTACCGTTATTTCTCCACCGCCAAACGCAAATTCATCATCGCCGACACCCCTGGCCATGAGCAGTACACCCGCAACATGGCCACCGGTGCGTCCACCTGTGACCTGGCGATCATCCTGGTCGACGCCCGTTATGGCGTGCAGACCCAGACCCGTCGCCACAGCTTCATTGCCTCGTTGCTCGGCATCAAGCACATCGTTGTCGCCATCAACAAGATGGACCTCAACGGCTTCGACGAAACAGTCTTCGAGTCGATCAAGGCCGATTACTTGAAGTTCGCCGAAGGCATCGCGTTCAAGCCGACCACCATGGCGTTCGTGCCGATGTCGGCGCTGAAGGGCGACAACGTGGTGAACAAGTCCGAGCGCTCGCCGTGGTACACCGGCCAGTCGCTGATGGAAATTCTTGAAACCGTCGAAATCGCCAGCGACCGTAACTACACCGACCTGCGTTTCCCGGTGCAGTACGTCAACCGTCCGAACCTGAACTTCCGTGGTTTCGCCGGCACCCTGGCCAGCGGCGTCGTGCACAAGGGCGACGAAGTCGTTGTGCTGCCGTCGGGCAAGAGCAGCCGCGTGAAATCCATCGTCACCTTCGAAGGTGAGCTGGAGCACGCCGGTCCTGGTCAAGCGGTGACGCTGACCATGGAAGACGAGATCGACATCTCTCGCGGCGACTTGTTGGTGCATGCCGACAATCTGCCGCAAGTGACTGACGCCTTCGACGCCATGCTGGTGTGGATGGCGGAAGAGCCGATGCTGCCGGGCAAGAAATACGACATCAAGCGCGCGACCACCTACGTGCCGGGTTCGATCACCAGCATCGTCAACCGCGTTGACGTGAACACCCTGGAAGAAGGTCCGGCCAGTTCGTTGCATCTGAACGAGATCGGTCGCGTCAAGATCAGCCTCGACGCGGCCATTGCGCTGGACGGTTACGCGAGCAACCGCACCACCGGTTCGTTCATCATCATCGATCGTTTGACCAATGGCACCGTCGCGGCCGGCATGATCATCGCCCAGCCGTTGAGCCATGGCACCAGCACGCATCACGGCAAACTGGCGCACGTCGCCACCGAAGAACGCGCCCAGCGCTTCGGCCAGCAACCGGCCACCGTGTTGTTCAGCGGTTTGTCGGGCGCGGGCAAAAGCACCCTGGCCTACGCGGTTGAGCGCAAGCTGTTCGACATGGGCCGCGCGGTGTTTGTGCTCGATGGCCAGAACCTGCGTCATGACCTGAACAAAGGCCTGCCACAGGATCGCGCCGGGCGTACCGAGAACTGGCGTCGTGCGGCGCACGTTGCGCGTCAGTTCAACGAAGCGGGTCTGCTGACACTGGCAGCCTTCGTTGCGCCGAGTGCCGAAGGTCGTGAGCAGGCCAGGGAACTGATCGGCAAGGAGCGTCTGCTGACGGTCTACGTCCAGGCCTCTCCGACGGTCTGTGCCGAGCGTGACCCACAAGGCCTGTACGCGGCGGCCGGCGATAACATCCCTGGCGATTCCTTCCCGTACGACGTGCCGCTGGACGCCGACCTTGTGGTCGATACCCAGTCGCTGTCGCTGGAAGAAAGCGTCAAGCAAGTGCTGGATCTACTGCGCAAGCGTGGCGCGATCTAA